In Candidatus Woesearchaeota archaeon, one genomic interval encodes:
- a CDS encoding NAD-dependent epimerase/dehydratase family protein translates to MKILITGGAGFIGSHLCDVFLSKGHEVIAIDDLSLGRENNLLNAKKDHKFRFIKMNILEKNVLDKLFKDNRFDMVIHLAANSDILAGTSDLRRDLNLNFLTTINILECMKDNNVKQIWFASTSAIYGEHEQKLSENSGPLFPISFYGASKLSAEGYITAYSHNFNIQAWIFRFPNVVGSRATHGVIYNLFHQLKKNDSVLELLGNGMQEKPYLHVSELIEAMNICFEKSKESLNCFNIGCNSSTTVTKIGELVIDRYGKHIPIKYAGGTRGWKGDVKKYLFDLSKIETLGWKAKLTSEDAIKKAVDEIYEEIIGL, encoded by the coding sequence ATGAAAATTTTAATTACGGGAGGAGCTGGTTTCATAGGAAGTCATTTATGTGATGTGTTTCTTTCCAAAGGGCATGAAGTTATAGCCATAGATGATCTTAGTCTCGGAAGAGAAAACAATCTACTCAACGCAAAAAAAGACCATAAATTTAGATTTATAAAGATGAATATTTTAGAAAAAAATGTCTTAGATAAATTATTCAAAGATAATAGGTTTGATATGGTCATTCATTTGGCAGCAAATTCAGATATTTTAGCAGGAACCAGCGATCTTAGAAGAGATTTGAATCTTAATTTTTTAACAACAATAAACATTCTAGAGTGTATGAAAGATAATAATGTTAAACAAATATGGTTTGCATCTACTTCAGCAATATACGGAGAACACGAACAAAAGCTTTCTGAAAACTCAGGACCGTTGTTTCCTATTTCTTTTTATGGCGCAAGTAAGTTAAGTGCTGAAGGATACATAACTGCATATTCACACAACTTTAATATTCAAGCATGGATATTCAGATTTCCTAATGTTGTTGGTTCTAGAGCAACACATGGTGTCATCTATAATTTATTTCATCAACTCAAAAAAAACGATTCGGTGCTGGAACTTTTAGGAAATGGTATGCAAGAAAAACCATATCTTCACGTATCCGAGTTAATAGAAGCTATGAACATTTGTTTTGAAAAATCAAAAGAGTCATTAAATTGTTTCAATATAGGTTGTAACTCATCAACTACAGTTACAAAAATAGGTGAATTGGTAATTGATAGATACGGAAAACATATTCCAATTAAATATGCAGGAGGAACAAGAGGTTGGAAGGGAGATGTAAAAAAATATCTTTTTGACCTTTCAAAGATAGAGACTTTAGGATGGAAAGCTAAACTAACATCAGAAGATGCAATAAAAAAAGCAGTAGACGAAATATATGAAGAGATAATAGGACTGTAA